A segment of the Lathamus discolor isolate bLatDis1 chromosome 9, bLatDis1.hap1, whole genome shotgun sequence genome:
CTGGGGGTTCATCAACCCCTTCcctggctgctgtggggcagcgGGGTACCCCTGCGCCTCCGTCCAGCCCATCCCCTGCCCCTGTGTGCCCAGCCTGGAGCCCTGCCCCCGGGCGGACGCCACCTTCCCCGCTGGCAGTGCCTGCGGGCTGCTCCCCGCTGCTCCGCTCCGCCAGCACCTCCCCGGGTGcttcctccagctctgggggTCCCTCACTGGGGGGCTCTGGGGCTCTGCCTGGCTCAGCCCTGGCCATGGTCCCCGTGCCAGCGTCCCGTGCCCCGCCGGCTcccggctccagcccctgcccgaACCCTGCTGCCTCTGTCCCTCCCGCTGCCCCACAGCGCCCTGCAGGCAGCTTGTGCAGCTCTGCTTGCGGGCTCTCTTCCTCTGTGTCCTCCTCTACCTTCTTGTcgttttcttcctctctgtccTCTTTTACTTCCCCCTCCATCttctcccctttttccccctcctcttcttcctctttcccctcctcctttttctctgcttgtggAGTCTCTTCCTTACtgttctcctcttccttctcttcttctctgtcctctttttcttcctcctccatcttcttccctccctctttcctctcctcctctttctctgcttgtgggctctcttcctctttgtcctcctctgccttcttttccttcccttcccctctgtcctctttttcttctttctccatcttctctccctcctcttcttcctctcccccctcctcttCTTTCTCACCTCCCTCCTCTGCCCCGCTCTCTGTCCCCCAgcttcctggctctgccctAGACGCGcccaggttttctttttcccccacccCTGTCCCACCCCTCCCCTccacctctgcagcctgccCCTGGGTCACGTCTCCTGGTGCTGCCCTGGGGGTCCCTTGCTCTGCTTGGTCAACCCGGGGTTGTTCTGCTTCTCCCATCCCTGCACCCCCCTCCCACTGCCCAGGGGTCTCTGGGACCCCAACCTCACCCTGGGGTGCCCcttcctgcagcacctccctgctctcctgccccTTGCTGGCCTGCGGCCCCCGGGGTGGCTGGAAGAGCCCTTGGTAGCGCTTCCGCTCCTCCACGTGCTTCTTCCTCATCCTCTCCCCGAGCTGCTTCAGCTCCTTCTTCACGGCGGCGGCCATGGAGGGGTCGAGGTGAGCCACCCGCAGGAAGTCCTCCCGCGCCTCCCGTTCATTCCACACAGCAGCATGAGCCTTCGCCCGCTTGAAATAGGCCTTGGCGTTGTCTGCCAGGAGAGAAGAGCCCCCCCGGGGGGGGGGTCCTGCAGCTCAGGACCACCAGCCACAGGAGCTGGAGACCATAGGAACGCAGGGGACACGGAGCACGcggagcagggctgggtgctgTGGGAGGTAGGGGCAGGGTTACTTGTGCCACTGCAGGCACCGGGGGGTAGAGGGTGCAGGGATCATCTTGGGAAAGAGGAATCGTGGTGGGCGGGGGGATATGGCTGATGTGGGATGTCATGGGCTAGAGGCAGAGGGTGCCGGGTGCAGGTGCCATCACGGGCAGGGAAACCTGGGACGTGGGTTCTGCAGTGGCCATGGGCACCCAGACGACACAGGCACCATCCCAAGCAGAGGGATACGGGATGAGCGTTGTCACGATTGGGAGATCCAGCGGCCAGAGTCCCTGGGGCTGTGTGCGCAGCAGGGGGGATGCAGGGCACAGGTACCTTTGTGTTTCTGGAGGAGCTCTGTTGTGTGCTCCAGCACCTCGTAGTACTCGCCCAGCTCCAGCTGGCACTGGCAGTAGTTGAGCACCAGCGGTGTGACCAACCGCTCCAGCTTCAGCCAGCCTTCCTCCCATGGCTTCTCCTGCCCCGGGGAGCCACGGTCGGTGTTTTGTGGCTGCGGCCATCCCCTCCCCGGCACGCAGGGGAGCGCTTTGCTGAGGAAAGCAAGCGGGGAGGACAGCAGGTGCCTGGGTCCTGCTCACCTTGGCCTGCAGGTTCCTCAGGCAGATGACAGCCTCCTGGTACTTGGCTGCTGCCTGCGCGAACTCCTTGCGGAGCACGAGGCGGTTGCCCTCGCTGTGCAGCACGGGCACTGCCGCCAGCTTCTCCTCCTTGCTCATGGCCCATGTGTCACGTTTGTACGCCGAGGGCTCCTCCACCTGCACGGGCAgcgggagctgagctgctgccctggccatcccccccatccccacatccccctTACCCGGAACAGCTCCATGATGAAGATGAGGGGCTGCGGCGTCCGCTGCAGCTCATCCAGGTCGTCGTAGCCTGTGCTATGGTAGTCAAACATGTTGCCCATGCCACAGCGGTGCTTCTGCCCTTCCAGGG
Coding sequences within it:
- the AIPL1 gene encoding aryl-hydrocarbon-interacting protein-like 1 isoform X1, encoding MEETYLLNVEGVRKKILHGGQGELPKLQDGSKITFHFQTLKDDFERTVIDDSREAGIPMEIIVGKMFKLEIWETLLSSMRTGEVAEFWCDAIHTGMYALVSRGMRRIAEGRDPLEGQKHRCGMGNMFDYHSTGYDDLDELQRTPQPLIFIMELFRVEEPSAYKRDTWAMSKEEKLAAVPVLHSEGNRLVLRKEFAQAAAKYQEAVICLRNLQAKEKPWEEGWLKLERLVTPLVLNYCQCQLELGEYYEVLEHTTELLQKHKGTCALHPPCCAHSPRDSGRWISQS
- the AIPL1 gene encoding aryl-hydrocarbon-interacting protein-like 1 isoform X2: MEETYLLNVEGVRKKILHGGQGELPKLQDGSKITFHFQTLKDDFERTVIDDSREAGIPMEIIVGKMFKLEIWETLLSSMRTGEVAEFWCDAIHTGMYALVSRGMRRIAEGRDPLEGQKHRCGMGNMFDYHSTGYDDLDELQRTPQPLIFIMELFRVEEPSAYKRDTWAMSKEEKLAAVPVLHSEGNRLVLRKEFAQAAAKYQEAVICLRNLQAKEKPWEEGWLKLERLVTPLVLNYCQCQLELGEYYEVLEHTTELLQKHKGTFLSWQTTPRPISSGRRLMLLCGMNGRRGRTSCGWLTSTPPWPPP